Genomic DNA from Salvia miltiorrhiza cultivar Shanhuang (shh) chromosome 1, IMPLAD_Smil_shh, whole genome shotgun sequence:
gACATGCTAATTAATTagaaaagataaattaatttattgaatgAACCACTTTTAGTTGGATAACTAAAGATGGAAATGAGTCATTTACTAAGATGGATTGAAAGTTTAAAAGATTCCAAACCtttgataatttctatcatttgaacCAAGTTCATATCCCATTGAAAAGATGTAATAATTGagaaattttaataataaatgtgtGTTTGCTTTCTGTCCCTCTAAATAGAGGAATAATATAATGAcgaaatataaatttatcattagaaTAGGggccatatttttttttatatcttatttgttTGAATAATAAAAGGTGCTATAAAATTATACTAACATTAATGTATAACACTATATCTTGCCCCCAAAAAAATGCGCTACTACCTCAAACAAAATTCTTACTCTATTATTTATCTTCTCAATCAAGAAATTAAACTACCTAAATGAATTCGCCATTCACTACAACGGTACCCAATATTGTTTCATTCATCTACtaaacaacacaaattttcACTAGAAAGTAGAGAAATGTCCATATTTTTAAACTTAATACATTAACGAATCAAATATCGAAAACTCGAAGCAAAAGAATTCGTGTTTGAAAGCAGGTTGAGATAACTCGAATTTAAATCGTCAAAATGTAAGTTTTCTTAAACTGAATATGATTAGAATGTAAATGAAATTCCTTTAGATTTGTATGTTGTAGAAAATGCGAAATAGTTTACCTTGCCTGGAGGAGAAGAGAAATCAAGAGCGGGAGGAGAAGGAAGAGAGCGCCTGTAGAATCCTGCAACCGCCGACATTTGCAGTTTTTGTCCGACCCGCGTAATAAGCAATGTTTAAGAGTTTCAGTTATTGCTCTACCACACGGGGGCAAACCTGTAATTTCAATTTACACGAACTTTGTTACTTGTTAGCCAGCTATGGGCCGAAAGGTCAAATTCCGATTCCCCGATCTTTATGGTCAGAGTTTGAGGAATAAAAGCATAGGGAGGGGTTATGATAGCTGACCTGACAGAGGTAGATCATATTGGGTTAAGGCTGCAGTGAGATGGAATGATAGCTGAcctgatttttttagttttaattattgtattttttatttaatattaattacaaaaatttaaataatacaattaattaaaataaaatacacgaTCTTTTATACTATATAATTCTAAAGTacactattttaattttaacaccaaataaatttacatatttgtTAAATTGATGTATTAGTTGGACCAAATAATTTTTTGAAGGCCCATAATAGTAAGCCcaattaatacaccaatttaagcccaattaatacaccaatttaaaaCCCTTCTGCGCCATCTTCTCTCCTGCTGCACTCATCTCCTTCATCTTCACGCCGCAATTCCCAGGTAAAGCACCagatttttcatttaaaaaaaaaataggcgCGTGATCAGCACACACCTTCTCCAACGCACATCAGGTCGGCCCCGATAGATCGGGGCACCCTCGAGCGATTGTCCGCTGCAGTGGGCGACCCGATAGGGTGGATGACACGAGACCCCCCTATCGGGGCACCACTGCGGGTGCTCTAATATTCTCACATACTCATTTCCCTAACTTATTTATGAGAAAaatatttactcttataagttATAACAAATCTTCCTTTCGTTCCACAAAGctttaatagtatttttttcgGATTATCCTCTGCGAAGTTTGAGCATTTTCCTTATATGACAAAagttttttcctttattcacatttttactttttcacctactatccttaacacataaaatactactctctccatcccactataagtggctcaaaacttttcggcacgagaattaaggaggtGTAAATGTATTAAAAGTGGTAGGGTCCACActtttttaaagggttaaacTTTGTCATTTATGGAAAtaggccacttatagtgggacgacccaaaatgaaaaataagtcacttttagtgggacagagggagtaatattttttaaaattcatgcaaaaaagaaattgctcaagcTTTGCGGAACGGAGGAAATatgttaaatttatttaaatgtaTTATAGTGTTCTTAATGTTTCAATCATATTTGTACATTTTCAATATACTAGCAGAAAGAGTGTACGTTGTAtgcataattaatatttattttatttagttttttaattaataatttgatatattcttttaaaaaatttattagtTTATTACTTCtgctaaatataatttattggatagatatatttattaataagacttatcaataattatagatatatatatcacatatatttagtgtaatatctaatgaattaatacagTTTTAGAGATATATAATGTTTGAAATAATCATAAAACAAAACATATGATAAAGGTAAAATAGACAATCCACAAATTGTGCCTTAGGATGAtgccttaggctctttttctattagtatatagATTTCTTACAcctcttagagcatccgcagcgcTGGTGTCGAGCGGCGCCTCGATCCGGGTCGAGGAGATGGCCGCCGCACTGGAGACGCGCAGGGATGCAAGGCGGGGCCGTGGCTAAGACACGGGGCGAAGGGGTATTGTGTATGGCGCGTCCTCTGGACGtgcccatttaaaaaaaattcaaaattcgttttttttttaaatgaccgtttgataatttttttttaaatgaccgTTGGGCCAACGGTTGAATTCACCAATTTTTTTCCccctttatctatatatatcacaaCTTAATTCCATTCATTTCATTATCTAAATATCATCTCCACATCAAAAAATTCTCTACAAAAAATGTCTTCCTCCTCATCAAGCCACGAGGACGAGCGACGTGCTGAAGAATTTTCCAATCTTGTGCAAGAATTTAACCAAATTGTTCAAGATATTGGTGATCCAGATGAGGAACCTCGTCGTCGGCGACAAAGTGTGGCAAAGAAGGCCTACATTCGTCCGGACCATGAAGCCGACGCTCTACGTTTGCACGCggattactttgatgaaaatccgGTCTACCCCGACAACATCTTCCGCCGTCAATTTCGGATGCGTCGTGCATTGTTTTTGCGTATCGTTAATGCCGTCACATCCGATCCATACTTCCAACAACGCACGGATGCACTTGGGAGACCCGGCTTCACACCGTTACAGAAATGCACAGTTGCTGTTCGTATGCTAGCTAACGGTGGGGCAGCGGACCAGTACGACGAATATCTTCGGATTGCAGAGTCCATCTCGTTGGAGTGCTTGCGCAGATTCTGTCGAGCCATTATTAACCTCTTCGGCGCGAAATACTTGAGGAAGCCAACTTCTGTCGACTGCCAACGTCTTCTAGCAATGCACGAGGCGAAGCACAGCTTCCCGGGAATGCTAGGGAGCCTCGATTGCATGCATTGACCGTGAAAGAATTGTCCAACGGCATGGCAAGGCGCATACACTCGCGGCGATCAGGGGGAATCGACCATCATCCTTGAAGCCGTTGCATCGCAAGATCTATGGATCTGGCATACTTTTTTTGGGACtcctggttcgaacaacgacatcaacgtgctcaacaactTGACGTTGTTCAACGATCGGCTGCAAGGAATGGGGGTGCCGGTCACATATCAAGTCAACAACGCCTACTACATAAGTGGGTACTACTTGACTGACGGCATCTATCCCAATTGGCCTGTATTCGTGAAGAGTCCTACACATCCGACGGATCCGAAGGGGAAGAGGTTCAAAGTGATGCAGGAAGCGGCTCGCAAGGATATTGAACGAGCCTTCGGCgtccttcaagctcgttgggcaATCGTCAAAGGCCCATCGCGTCTTTGGAGCAAGGAGGCGATGAGCGACATCATGTTCACgtgcatcattttgcacaacatgatcatcgaAGATGAAGGCAAGCACGCAACACAGTGAGAAGAAGACGCCGACGAAGCTTCAAGTAGCACCGCATCTCAACCTCGTGCCGGTGCTCCGCCGGATTTTCGTGCATTTGTTGCACGACAAGCATCCATGCAAGACGCGGAGATGCATGCTCGCCTCACTTTGGActtgaaggagcacatttggtctcgttttggtccgattgagccctagaaaattattgtaatttttatttttttattgtatttaaattatatctttaaattattgtaatgtagaattttaattttaaaaataaaagtatagaaatgtgaattttgtggaaatggggatctaagcacccacctaagacacaatgcattggagagaggtgtgtcttaggtggggaccacttctaagacacccctctaagacacTTGCATTAGAGATGCTCTTATATATTTGAGTCAAAAAGTGTACTTTGTGTCAAAATAATGTACAAATTATgaagattttattattttataaattaaaatttttagaaCCTAATAAGACATGAttacaaaaatttatttattgacTCAAAATTCACGCCAACAATACTCCAAACAAAAATTATGAAAGATTCTATGCACTTttgaattcaaaattaattatgaatttctTAAGGTTATTGTTTAAAACTTTCAATAACAAAATTGACAACAATGAGAACAACTCAAATAAAAGCTTCAAAAATCCTGAATCAATTTTCAGTCGATGTTATATGTAAGTATAAGTGCAAGTCCCACTCCAAACTTGTACAAAACAAGAAGACTCATTTGCAATAAATCAAAAgattatgaaattattaaaaGCTTGGAAGGCTTTAAATATCGAGTCTAATTTGCCAGAATCTtatctatctatactatattaaaaggacagtttccaatttgaaatcaatttcaaataaatttcaaagttgaatggcaattttgtagttataataaaattgaaaaattatgtttaaactatatttttctttttatttttcatttctttaacttcttatttgttattttatttatttccaaaattgtgaaattcgattaagtataaagtatttaatatgcatatcaaattaaagatcacaataagagctttaatttgatatattttatacaaatatttgagttaaaatgtataaattaaatttgtttaaatattaaaattttataaatttctctctcctctctcatctttttgaaaaaaaaatgtattttaaattcctttttattagtattttttatttttttaacttttttttttgtttttcataatatcaaattttataattgtacattattttttatttttttattattaataattaattcaaatatatttaattaaaattaatttttactatgataattgaattagtattaatttttatataaatatataaaataaaaaatatttttctgtgcattgcacgggatgcaaatactAGTATAGTATGTTTAAAAGTTGATTTAATCGTAACTTCACTTAAAGACGATCTTGTAGTTGTTATTTTGAAGTATTATGCTAggtgtatattaatttttagtTCCATTAATACAGATAAATATTTGtatacatgagtggagatccaGAACTTAATAATTAAAGTACACATAATATTGTATTCTAGGAGTAGATCACACTCTCCTGCCAAAACtgaattttcattatttaaattGCAATTATAGATGTTATTAATACGTTGCTATGTTCTTTTAAAAAGTTCGAATTGTACGGTGTTCACATATCAATATATTGTGATCAATTATTTACTTTCCTAACAAGGACTTTGAAATATTAAACTCCTAAAATATAAAActtaaaattatccattttaaTCATTGGAACCTTTGCATTAATGATGCCCTATACTGCTTGATCATGCACCGACttgttatttcttaattttatagaaataaATAACTAATGACAGTTGTTTCTACTCAACTAAATAAACGTAGTAATAGTTAGGGTAAACACTTAATCTAAATTTACcatcttattatttttgtgagaattgagaataaataaatcaatataaatcaaTAAATGAGTTGTTTATAATACATGAAATAACGTATTCGGATCCTATGGTGAAATTTTCGTtctcttcaggattcgaacctagatTTGATATTCTATTCATGTATTACATGCAACTTATTCGCATATTTATATTGGTTTATTCGAAAATTTATACTGGCTTATTCGTTATAGTTTTTTGCAcggtaaatttaaataaattaatacgaATCAtaggatttaaatatttaaccTTTAAAGTTTCATTCTCGTTAAaattcattttctctctctctctgtatatCTAACCTTTAATACTAGCGTTGTTCTTTCTCTTACTCTATTACAAATCGGTGTCGTGCAGCGCTAGAAAACCACGGAGGCTCGCGTGGAGTTTGAAGGAGAGATTGGGTGGCGGAGGATATCCGGCCGGGGTATTTCTTCTCCAACTAATCTCTCTCGGGGGAGCCTTTGGGTGTTGAAGTACGGTTGTGTAGAGGTTTTTTGAGATGGTTGAAGCTTGGTCGACGAAGTTGGGATGGAGGTGTGGCCTAAaaaatttagataaaaaaaagttaatgatATATCAACTATAGTAATATGTGGACGCCATCATAGTCAAAAACCTAAATTAACGACAATATTGACAGTGGCGGATCCATATGGGGCGATGGGGGTACAGCTgtacccccaaaaaaaaaattactagtagtattatgtatgtataattGTTTTAAGTATTTTGTCCCCCCAAACCAAACAATCCAAGTTATCCAAACGATTTCTTTaatgtaaattttaatattaatgggCTTGGGCCCATTGAAAGTCAAAAAGGACGGCTTCTTTAAAAAGTGTGTGCAAATGTTGAGATGCGAGAAATACAGATTACAAAAAGAATTAGAAAGCGGCGGCTCGCGGCTGTATCCTGTATGTGAGAAACACATACACACAAATACAATTTCTTTTGAAAGCCACGAAGTTAGAGACGATTGTGAAGGAATAAAAAAGAGTTAAAATCAAAGAGGGACGAAATATTGGCATATTCCACGCATTATTGACTACACAACAAACTGTTCTAAAAGAAATATTAGGAGTTTTGGAGGATTTTGGAggtaagaaaaatattttattaattttaaatttatcgcGTTCTTTAATTTTTCGTTTATAATTCGATTCATTTATTCAATTCTAaagtattattatatattttttgtttaaattaaagatattatATAATGCACATAATCTATTTCACAAAATacctaattaatttataaattatatttctaCTTATTTGATATGCAAACttgtttatgtttgtgaatAACTTTagactttaatttttttgtagaaCTCTTATATTTGTGTATTGAATTTGCATGTAGGAATGGCAAGTGAAACTCCTAaatcaaaaaaatcaaaaggaaTGACAAAACAACCCGATCTTCGGCAATTTATGTTCAAGAAAATGAAATCTCAAGAGAGTGAGTCTTCTTCTCCAACAGATAAGTTACCTCAAGCTCAAGAAAATGTTATAAATTTGGGTGGTTCAAGGTGAGATAAATGGCCTCAAGACTTTGATTAGGGGAGATACTCCAAGTGCTTACTATGTCCATTGCTTTGCTCATCAACTTCAACTAACTCTTGTAGCCATTGCCAAAAAGAACAATGAGTGTGTTTGGCTTTTTGATACGTTTGCGATCTTGTTGAATGTGATTGGTGTTTCTTGTAAGAGAAGAGAAATGATTCGAGAATTTCAAGCACAAAAAGTTGCTCAAGCTTTGGAAATTGGTGAACTTGAAACAGGATCGGGATTAAATCAAGAACTTGGTTTGAAGAGGCCCGGAGAAACTCGTTGGAGTTCTCATTACAAAAGTCTTTTGAATGTCATGAACTTGTTTTCTACAATTGTTAAAGTTCTTGTGATGATTGGGAAGAATGGCTCTAACTCGGATGATAAGGTAAAAGCTCAAGGCATTTTGTACTCACTAGAGTCatttaattttgtgtttttggcACATCTAATGACTACTATATTTGGGTACACTAATGATTTGTGTCTTGCTTTGCAAAGAAGAGATCAAGATATTATTAGTGCTATGAGACTTGTCACTTTGACCAAAGTGACATTACAGAAAATGAGAGACAATGGATGGGAGACTCACTTGAATAAGGTAATCTCATTTTGCAATAATAATGAGATTGTTGTTCCGGATATGGAGGCTTGTTATATCCCTCAAGGAAGATCAAAGCGGTTTGCTCAACAAGTTTCatatcttcatcattttcggGTTGATGTGTTTATAGAGGTAATTGATTTACTACTTCAAGAACTTGACAACCGATTTGATGAGGTCAATATGGAGTTGCTCATATGCATGGCTTCATTAAATCCTAAAGATGGCTTCTCTTCTTATGACAAGGAAAAGGTACTCAAACTTGCAACTTTTTATCCCTCTGAATTTTCAAGCATTGATTTGTCAACTCTTGAATGTCAACTTGATATATTCATGGAAGATATGAGGAGAGATGATGAGTTTAAAAATTTGGAGGATATTAGTTCTCTTTCTATGAAGTTTGTTGAAACAAAGAGACATATGACTTATCCTCTAGTGTTTTTGCTAATTAAGTTGGTGTTGATTCTTCCGGTTGCCACTGCAAGTGTTGAGAGAGTGTTTTCTGGAATGACTTATGTCAAGAATAAGTTGCGAAATAGCATGGGGGATCAAGTATTAAATGATTGTTTGGTCACTTTCATTGAGAAAGATATGTTTCTACAAGTTTCCGATGATGAGGTCGTCAAACGCTTTGAAGAAATGAAGACTCGTCGGAAGATAAACTAAATATAtagttatttaattttcttttgcatCTTACTGTCTTTGAACAATGTTTTAAGATATAGTatttttaacattaaagtatcttttatatttatgtttatgaGATTATATTTTTGTacccccaatttaaaaatcttGGATCCGCCACTGAATATTGATGTTAATGCTTAACGACGGTCAGGTTCGTCGTTAAAATTAACGGAAAATATATTGTGTCGTTTAATACTTAGGCGACAAAGTGGAAGTCGATGTCGTCGTTAAATTTTTTAACGATGAATTTCGTCGATTTAATAACGGATAATTATGTTATTAGCAGAACGTACGTTGTTTTGTAGTGTTATTTAAAGATGcttgaatatatataataatcacCTTACAAAAATCTAATTAACTATTATCAAATTACAAGTAATATTGATTCGAACTTGAATAACTAATCTGAGCATGAATTTTGTACACACACGAAAAGTGCGCACGCACATGGGAGAGAGGACTCAATATAAGCATGCATGTTATGAAATTTTACATATTAGAGGACatctaattaataaaaattaaataaaacaatgaAAAATGACAAGGGCAGACACCACAGTGGCTCTAGCCTTGTCAAAGGGCTAGCTAAACTAAATAttttcttgctttatttaatagTAGGAGccaaaatacaaaattttaaaagGATGATTCCAAGAAaagcaagaaaaataaaaaaatgagaaagtTCATTgcttcttcttcaattcaaaaaTCAATGAAATCCTGGAGATTCTCAATAATATCTGCTAGGATTTCCGATCTTTCCAAACTGTCCAAATCTTTTGGTATCACCATCTTCTTCTCACATTCAAAATATATCCTAATACACATTtacatattcatatatatataaacacatacATTATGAACCCTCATTATATTCATATTCTCTTCATTTTCCATATTCTTTAAGTAAAACGAGATGATGAGTTCAGAGACGACGCAGTTCCATGTACTAGCAGTTGACGATAGCCTCATCGACAGAAAATTGATCGAGAGACTTCTCAAGACTTCTTCATTTCAAGgtacaattaatatttttttgaaaaaataaattaaatcattatTATCTTTTGGTATAAGTACATTTGAAACCTTCTCATATGTTTAAACATATTCTTTTTATGGTGTTATGCAGTTACTGCTGTGGATTCTGGGATCAAGGCTCTGAAATATTTAGGATTGATAGATGATGAAAATACAAGCACGGATACAGATCCTTTCTCTACTAGCACCAAGAATAATcatgtaaatatatatactttttttctatttcagcattcattttttatttataacaataatttaaacCCCTTAATTCCATCATCGTCTTAttagaattattttattatttgcaGGAAGTGGAAGTAAACTTGATCATCACTGATTACTGCATGCCCGAAATGACCGGCTACGATCTTCTTAGAAAAATTAAGGTATGTcattttttatacaattttattATCTGCCTGAGAAGAGCAATAAATTGTATTTACACTAAGCCATAGTTCTCACAATAAGGAAgtttatataaagaaaaataatactatagcTATTTCACATGCACAACTGTAGGTGattgataaataaatttatttttgtgtgcgtgtgttggcctagcggtagAAGGTTAATGCGCAAGACCTGAGGTCCTGGATTCGAGTCCTTAGTCGCTCgatctttaaaatttctttatttacttatgtaatttatcaaaaaataaataaataaatttatttatgtgtTTTAGGGATCGACATCGTTGAGGGATATCCCCGTTGTGATCATGTCATCGGAGAATGTTCCGTCGAGGATAAACAGCTGTTTGGAGCAAGGAGCTGATGAGTTTTTCCTCAAACCAGTTCAGCAATCAGATGTGAATAAACTCAAGCCACGTTTGTTGAGAGGAAAACAAGAGGACTTAATGGGAAATCAGCAAAATATTGAAGGAATCAACAAGAGAAAGACTAGTGGAGAATGTGTATCACAAGATAGGACTAGAGCAAGATACAATGACTTGGAACTATAGTCCACTATTATTGGCACAAATAGAGTTAATTGTAGCATCAAAAACTTGAAGATTAGCTATATAATTAATCCTATTCATTTTTTCTAAATTCTCTTTTAAATGttcttgtatatatatttacacaTATTTATATGACAGATTTTTTTAGAGTAAGTAGATCATATTTTTCTCACGTAGGGATTGAAAAttgttactccctctgtccctaaaataacttccccttttttccattttgggacgtcccccaaataacttcccctttctttctttccatttttggacacataccccaccactaataatactttatttattcttacttttcacttttcaccactctcaatactaattataacacttttcacaacttccaataataattatatcattttttctccactatatcaatacactttacaaatttttattaaaacccgtgccgtccccaaagaggaagccatttcagggatggagggagtattattttctaGTTGTTAGAAGTCAATAACTTGATGAATCAAAATGAACTGGAAGCTCCTCCAGTATTCACATTCTTTTACACAAATAGCAAATGATAGAGATTGGCCGGTGAggcaaaaatgatttttttttttaaataataggataatttactactccctctgtcccccaTATTTATGAAAACTTTTGATTTTTGGTACGTCCTCTAAAATTATGCATACTTTATTTTGGACACTATCCCACatataatttttcaattttaccaTTCTAACTTACACTAACCACTACAAGAAACTGGACGATTAACGATGGAATTTTCAGTTGCTAATGCCCAAAACTCTGTCGCTAAAAACAATCACCGACGGATGAACGACGGAGACCGTGAGTCGCCATGAACGTGGTCGCTAAGTCGAATACCGACGGAATTATACGTCCGTCGCGAATTTTCCGACGGAGACGACGATAGTGCGGCCGTCGGCGGCGATTGACGACGAAGGCATCGTCTGAAATCAGCTACGAAAATAGCGATGGACTGTGGATTCATCGCTATTCGGCTGCTTCATATTAACGACAGACTGTGAAAGTTGGTAGCATAAAATTTGGGGGAAAATTTGGGTTAAAAATTGAGGTGCTTTGACGGAGAGTAATTAAAATCAATGAAGTGCCCGCTTTTTTACTTTTAGGGTTCAACGACGGATCTCTCTCCATCgctaaaatcaattaaaaatttaaagatttcagaaaataaatgaTTTAACGACGGATTAAGATCCATCGCTAATACCGACGGACAACTTTCCGtcgttatttttaattaaaatactccgaaaatttgaaaaaaaattagaaaatagcAAAATTAAATGCTTTAACAACAGAATGTATGTCCGCCGTTAAAACTCCATCGGCAGGCCGTCGGTAATTACGCGGGAATTTTTCCCGGAATGAATCCGTCGGAATTTCGTCGGTAAATCAATCGTTTAATCGAGAATTGAAAATCCATCATTGTTCCGTCATTAATACCGTCGGTAACTGGTGACGGAAATGTTTCCGTCGTAAATTCCGTCGGTGTCCGACAccttttcttgtagtgaacttttttttattaaaactcgtgccgaggTCAATCATGCATATTTATAGGGGATGGACGGAGTATAATATATTCCCTCCAATAATTTTCAAGATAGTCGTTTTCCTTAATTGCCCAccataaaaatacaataaaaatcaAT
This window encodes:
- the LOC130991386 gene encoding uncharacterized protein LOC130991386, with the translated sequence MSSSSSSHEDERRAEEFSNLVQEFNQIVQDIGDPDEEPRRRRQSVAKKAYIRPDHEADALRLHADYFDENPVYPDNIFRRQFRMRRALFLRIVNAVTSDPYFQQRTDALGRPGFTPLQKCTVAVRMLANGGAADQYDEYLRIAESISLECLRRFCRAIINLFGAKYLRKPTSVDCQRLLAMHEAKHSFPGMLGSLDCMH
- the LOC130991453 gene encoding uncharacterized protein LOC130991453, producing the protein MGVPVTYQVNNAYYISGYYLTDGIYPNWPVFVKSPTHPTDPKGKRFKVMQEAARKDIERAFGVLQARWAIVKGPSRLWSKEAMSDIMFTCIILHNMIIEDEAIAKKNNECVWLFDTFAILLNVIGVSCKRREMIREFQAQKVAQALEIGELETGSGLNQELGLKRPGETRWSSHYKSLLNVMNLFSTIVKVLVMIGKNGSNSDDKVKAQGILYSLESFNFVFLAHLMTTIFGYTNDLCLALQRRDQDIISAMRLVTLTKVTLQKMRDNGWETHLNKVISFCNNNEIVVPDMEACYIPQGRSKRFAQQVSYLHHFRVDVFIEVIDLLLQELDNRFDEVNMELLICMASLNPKDGFSSYDKEKVLKLATFYPSEFSSIDLSTLECQLDIFMEDMRRDDEFKNLEDISSLSMKFVETKRHMTYPLVFLLIKLVLILPVATASVERVFSGMTYVKNKLRNSMGDQVLNDCLVTFIEKDMFLQVSDDEVVKRFEEMKTRRKIN
- the LOC131006831 gene encoding two-component response regulator ORR9-like yields the protein MMSSETTQFHVLAVDDSLIDRKLIERLLKTSSFQVTAVDSGIKALKYLGLIDDENTSTDTDPFSTSTKNNHEVEVNLIITDYCMPEMTGYDLLRKIKGSTSLRDIPVVIMSSENVPSRINSCLEQGADEFFLKPVQQSDVNKLKPRLLRGKQEDLMGNQQNIEGINKRKTSGECVSQDRTRARYNDLEL